In Prescottella soli, a genomic segment contains:
- a CDS encoding fatty acid synthase subunit beta domain-containing protein has protein sequence MTIDDTAGNGRTSKNSQFGADRSPVRSAAQGPLVDRLRAGEPYALAFGGQGAPWLSALAELTRDSGLEPSLTELVNEAAAILAPVAQDLLVVRPVGFDPIAWILEQELADDEDSANAAGPSAAALTSAAVSLPGVFLTQLAALRALQQQGLDPAVTAPVATIGHSQGLIAAAAVSGAGAADGALLATAQLIGAAAGLVGRRRGIIATADRSPMLAVSNVDPERLAAIVAELAEGVDADRSAVMAIRNGRRRVVLSGPPAQLARVQQRCEQIAADETRARDAKSRGGAVFSPVFESLSVEVGFHHPALNEAVDIIGGWAARCGLDADQVRGLAQAVLVDPVDWVEAVEGAISSGAAWILDLGPGDLLTRMTATGLRGQGVGIVAASTRAGHRNLLTPGATPEVPRAWTEFAPKAVALPDGRVAVETAFTKLTGRSPILLAGMTPTTVDPKIVAAAANAGHWAELAGGGQVTEQIFADHVEELKGLLEPGRAVQFNSMFLDPYLWKLHVGGKRLVPRARAAGAPFDGVVVTAGIPELEEAVTIIDELTEAGFSYVAFKPGTVAQIRSVIRIANEVPNYPVIVHIEGGRAGGHHSWEDLDDLLLDTYSELRTRDNLVLCVGGGIGTPERAADYLTGRWSTAYGFPAMPLDGILVGTAAMATLEATTSADVKQMLVDTPGTPDWVGAGTAEGGMASGRSQLGADIHEIDNAASRTGRLLDEVAGDAEAVAARRDEIIAALDVTAKPYFGDVATMTYQQWLRRYLELAVGIDSPQAFDCGGDVQDAIADATQSVWLDVSWRDRFGEMLQRAEARLHRNDRGPIQTLFADAATLDRPFAALCALEAAYPDYATTVLHPADVPFFVALCKTPGKPANFVPVVDGDVRRWWRSDSLWQAHDPRYTADQVCIIPGTVAVAGITRVDEPVGELLDRFEKATADELVAAGATPTPIAGRRHGGFGTGLLDAVLTAPDVRWAARLTQNPVRRLGDVAEWTIESDTVASHDKTGARLVVADTEHVDLTVPLALGKAVEIRITVPATVRDGGAPVITEADAQASMSALLGVAAGQELPAVKNGVAHINLAWTPDLIADHAGVTGVGLPATVSTSGKAVPDVVVGACWPAVFAALGAATTESGVHVIEGMLDLVHLDHAVNLVGELPSETSILVVRAEAGDVVDTDMGRVVEVRVEVGAMLGEGLDAPAVATLTERFAIRGRTGKGELADPARAGGSLSADVAETPRRRRRDLKMVAPRNMAAFARVSGDHNPIHTSDAAALLAGLGSPIVHGMWLSAAAQQAVIAIDPESKTPARRLTAWTARFLGMVRPGAEIDVRVDRVATDRGDEIVEVGCRVDGDLVMVATGRTAAPKTVYAFPGQGIQRPGMGLDARSRSKAAREIWERADKHTREALGFSILAVVRDNPTLVKARGVEHRHPDGVLHLTQFTQVAMATLGVAQVAELRESGAFVEGSYLAGHSVGEYNALTAVAGVLPLEALLEVVFQRGSAMHELVPRDGAGRSDYRMAAIRPSQIGVADDELQAFVGGVADATGEFLQIVNLNLKGSQYAIAGTVKGLAALEREIDIRREAFGGKRAFIVVPGIDVPFHSTVLRGGVDDFRAKLDELLPQDIDPSLLIGRYIPNLVPKLFNLGRDFVQEIADLVPSEQLQAVLADFDNWAARPVALTRVILIELLAWQFASPVRWIETQDLLFTDEIDGGLGVERFVEIGLGATPTVANLASQTMKLPEHANTKVEVLNIEREASVVYSTDVDPAPVEDDEPIESAAPAAAAAPAAAPAPVAAPAAPAGGPRPDDIAFKAADATKVLIALWTKLRPDQIGPADTIEALCDGVSSRRNQLLVDLGAELSLGAIDGAADADMGSLAVTVDRLARTYKPFGPVLSDSINDHLRKVFGPSGRRPAAIADRVKKVWELGDGWAHHVTAEVALGTRDGSSVRGGAMGGLHEGAIADGAAVDALVDAAVQSVASRRGVAVSMPAAGGGAGGTVDAAALGEFTEHITGRNGVLASAARLVLEQLGFSESAAAAVASEDTALVDLVSAELGSDWPRLVAPAFDAKKAVLIDDRWATAREDLARAWTGETDLTVERFDGAGAAVAAHAQWWQQRATEAGRTTLAELYGRIAQVAVAPIDETGQYTGEIAVVTGASKGSIAASVAGKLLGGGATVVVTTSRLDSERLGFYRKLYSANARAGAALWVVPANMASYADVDALIDWVGTVQTETAGGAKKLIKEAMTPTMLFPFAAPRVAGELSDAGARAEMEMRVLLWSVERLIGGLSKIGYDSDVDTHLHVVLPGSPNRGLFGGDGAYGESKAALDAIVGRWSAERTWAERVTLVHALIGWVRGTGLMGGNDPMVEAVEAKGVRTWSTDEMATELLGSCTADAKRAAADAPRVVDLTGGLAEVDLDLPALAKEAAEAAEATKESAKASELDANSIAALPAPPRIVDALDAPSWPELDVDPADLVVIVGAGELGPYGSSRTRFEMEVDEQLSAAGVLELAWNTGLVAWENDPKPGWYDVESGDLVPEEEIADRYHDTVVERCGIRTYGDEGAMVDNTAPLLTSVFIDKDLSFVVGSEAEARAFVDSDPENTTAAVDPESGDWTVTRKAGTEIRVPRKVKLTRTVGGQIPTGFDVTKWGIPADMAGSVDRVGLWNIVTTVDAFLTGGFTPSELLRWVHPAFVANTQGTGMGGMTSMRSLYIDTLLGESRANDILQEALPNVIAAHVVQSYVGGYGAMVHPVAACATAAVSVEEGVDKIKLGKAKLVVAGGFDDLGIEGIVGFGDMSATAKSDEMSAKGIADNRFSRANDRRRGGFVESAGGGTILLARGDLALEMGLPVLGVVAWAGSFADGVHTSIPAPGIGALGAGRGGQDSQLALSLNALGITADDISVVSKHDTSTAANDPNEAELHERLAASLGRTDGAPLFVISQKTLTGHAKGGAAAFQLIGLCQVLSQGVIPPNRSLDCVDDKMAEFSHLVWPRTPLRFGEQLPLKAGLLTSLGFGHVSGLIAIVHPQAFVESIPADQRDAYLAQAQQRTIDGQRRLASAMCGGDSLYERPADRRFGGDSVPAKAARQLEADMLLTEDARLGDDDVYRTGKPGCQ, from the coding sequence GTGACGATCGACGACACTGCAGGAAACGGACGAACCTCGAAGAACAGCCAGTTCGGTGCGGATCGGTCTCCGGTCCGCTCCGCCGCGCAGGGACCGCTCGTGGACCGCCTCCGCGCCGGCGAGCCGTACGCGCTGGCCTTCGGTGGCCAGGGTGCGCCGTGGCTGAGCGCGCTCGCCGAACTCACTCGCGACAGCGGCCTCGAGCCGTCCCTTACGGAGCTCGTCAACGAAGCCGCCGCGATCCTCGCGCCGGTGGCACAGGACCTTCTCGTCGTGCGGCCGGTCGGATTCGACCCGATCGCGTGGATTCTCGAGCAGGAGCTCGCGGACGATGAAGACTCTGCCAACGCCGCCGGCCCGTCTGCGGCCGCGCTGACCTCCGCCGCGGTGTCGCTGCCCGGCGTGTTCCTCACCCAGCTCGCCGCGCTGCGCGCGCTGCAGCAGCAGGGCCTCGACCCGGCCGTCACCGCGCCGGTCGCGACGATCGGCCACTCGCAGGGCCTGATCGCCGCCGCCGCGGTCTCGGGGGCCGGCGCCGCCGACGGCGCGCTGCTCGCGACCGCCCAGCTCATCGGCGCGGCCGCCGGACTGGTGGGTCGCCGCCGCGGCATCATCGCCACCGCGGACCGCTCGCCGATGCTCGCCGTCTCCAACGTCGATCCCGAGCGCCTCGCGGCGATCGTCGCCGAACTGGCCGAGGGCGTCGACGCCGATCGCTCCGCCGTCATGGCGATCCGCAACGGCCGCCGGCGCGTCGTGCTGTCCGGTCCGCCCGCGCAGCTTGCTCGCGTCCAGCAGCGCTGCGAGCAGATCGCGGCCGACGAGACCCGCGCCCGCGACGCCAAGTCCCGTGGCGGTGCGGTCTTCTCGCCCGTGTTCGAGTCGCTGTCCGTCGAGGTCGGCTTCCACCACCCGGCGCTGAACGAGGCCGTCGACATCATCGGCGGCTGGGCCGCCCGCTGTGGGCTCGACGCCGACCAGGTCCGCGGGCTCGCGCAGGCCGTGCTCGTCGATCCGGTCGACTGGGTCGAGGCGGTCGAGGGCGCCATCTCCTCCGGCGCCGCGTGGATCCTGGACCTGGGCCCCGGCGACCTGCTCACCCGCATGACCGCCACGGGCCTGCGCGGTCAGGGCGTCGGCATCGTCGCCGCCTCCACCCGCGCCGGTCACCGCAACCTGCTCACTCCCGGCGCCACACCGGAGGTGCCGCGCGCGTGGACCGAGTTCGCGCCCAAGGCCGTTGCGCTGCCCGACGGCCGTGTCGCCGTCGAGACCGCGTTCACCAAGCTGACCGGACGTTCGCCGATCCTGCTCGCCGGCATGACCCCCACGACCGTCGACCCCAAGATCGTCGCCGCGGCGGCCAACGCCGGCCACTGGGCCGAGCTGGCCGGTGGCGGACAGGTCACCGAGCAGATCTTCGCCGACCACGTCGAGGAGCTGAAGGGCCTGCTCGAGCCGGGTCGCGCCGTCCAGTTCAACTCGATGTTCCTGGACCCGTACCTGTGGAAGCTGCACGTGGGCGGCAAGCGACTGGTGCCGCGTGCCCGCGCCGCGGGTGCCCCGTTCGACGGTGTCGTCGTCACCGCGGGCATCCCCGAGCTCGAGGAAGCCGTCACGATCATCGACGAGCTGACCGAGGCCGGCTTCAGCTACGTCGCGTTCAAGCCGGGCACCGTCGCGCAGATCCGCTCCGTGATCCGCATCGCGAACGAGGTGCCGAACTACCCGGTCATCGTTCACATCGAGGGCGGTCGCGCCGGCGGTCACCACTCGTGGGAGGACCTCGACGACCTGCTGCTCGACACCTACTCCGAGCTGCGCACCCGCGACAACCTGGTGCTGTGCGTCGGCGGCGGCATCGGCACCCCCGAGCGGGCCGCCGACTACCTGACCGGTCGCTGGTCCACCGCGTACGGCTTCCCGGCGATGCCGCTCGACGGCATCCTCGTCGGCACCGCCGCGATGGCGACGCTCGAGGCCACCACCTCGGCCGACGTCAAGCAGATGCTCGTCGACACCCCCGGCACCCCGGACTGGGTCGGTGCGGGTACCGCCGAGGGCGGCATGGCCTCCGGCCGCAGCCAGCTCGGCGCCGACATCCACGAGATCGACAACGCGGCATCGCGCACCGGTCGTCTGCTCGACGAGGTCGCCGGCGACGCCGAGGCCGTCGCCGCCCGCCGCGACGAGATCATCGCCGCGCTCGACGTGACCGCCAAGCCGTACTTCGGCGACGTCGCGACCATGACCTACCAGCAGTGGCTGCGCCGCTACCTGGAGCTGGCCGTGGGCATCGACTCCCCGCAGGCGTTCGACTGCGGTGGCGACGTGCAGGACGCGATCGCCGACGCCACGCAGTCGGTGTGGCTGGACGTGTCGTGGCGTGACCGCTTCGGCGAGATGCTCCAGCGCGCCGAGGCCCGCCTGCACCGCAACGACCGCGGCCCGATCCAGACGCTGTTCGCGGATGCCGCGACGCTCGACCGGCCCTTCGCGGCGCTGTGCGCGCTCGAGGCCGCGTACCCCGACTACGCCACCACCGTCCTGCACCCGGCCGACGTCCCGTTCTTCGTCGCGCTGTGCAAGACCCCAGGCAAGCCGGCCAACTTCGTGCCCGTCGTCGACGGCGACGTGCGTCGCTGGTGGCGTTCGGACTCGCTGTGGCAGGCGCACGATCCGCGCTACACCGCCGACCAGGTGTGCATCATCCCCGGCACCGTCGCGGTCGCCGGCATCACCCGCGTCGACGAGCCCGTCGGTGAGCTGCTCGACCGCTTCGAGAAGGCCACGGCCGACGAACTGGTCGCCGCCGGCGCCACCCCGACCCCGATCGCCGGTCGCCGCCACGGCGGCTTCGGCACCGGGCTGCTCGACGCCGTCCTCACCGCCCCCGACGTGCGGTGGGCCGCCCGCCTGACGCAGAACCCGGTGCGCCGTCTCGGCGACGTCGCGGAGTGGACCATCGAGTCCGACACCGTCGCGAGCCACGACAAGACCGGCGCACGCCTCGTCGTCGCCGATACCGAGCACGTCGACCTGACGGTGCCGCTGGCGCTCGGCAAGGCCGTCGAGATCCGGATCACCGTGCCCGCCACCGTCCGTGACGGCGGCGCCCCGGTCATCACCGAGGCCGACGCCCAGGCGTCGATGTCGGCCCTGCTCGGCGTCGCTGCCGGCCAGGAGCTTCCGGCGGTGAAGAACGGTGTCGCGCACATCAACCTGGCGTGGACGCCGGACCTGATCGCCGACCACGCCGGTGTCACCGGTGTCGGCCTGCCCGCGACCGTGAGCACCAGTGGCAAGGCCGTGCCCGACGTCGTCGTCGGCGCCTGCTGGCCGGCCGTCTTCGCTGCACTCGGCGCCGCCACGACCGAGTCCGGCGTGCACGTCATCGAGGGCATGCTCGACCTGGTCCACCTCGACCACGCCGTGAACCTCGTCGGCGAACTGCCCTCGGAGACCAGCATTCTCGTGGTCCGCGCCGAGGCCGGCGACGTCGTCGACACCGACATGGGCCGCGTCGTCGAGGTGCGTGTCGAGGTCGGCGCGATGCTCGGCGAGGGCCTCGACGCTCCCGCCGTCGCCACGCTCACCGAGCGCTTCGCGATCCGCGGCCGCACCGGCAAGGGCGAGCTGGCCGACCCGGCCCGGGCCGGCGGCTCGCTGTCCGCCGACGTCGCGGAGACCCCGCGCCGTCGTCGCCGCGACCTGAAGATGGTCGCGCCGCGCAACATGGCGGCGTTCGCCCGCGTGTCGGGTGACCACAACCCGATCCACACCTCCGACGCCGCGGCGCTGCTCGCGGGCCTCGGCAGCCCGATCGTCCACGGCATGTGGCTGTCGGCCGCCGCCCAGCAGGCCGTCATCGCGATCGATCCCGAGTCCAAGACCCCGGCGCGCCGGCTGACCGCGTGGACCGCGCGCTTCCTCGGCATGGTCCGCCCCGGCGCCGAGATCGACGTCCGCGTCGACCGCGTCGCCACCGATCGTGGTGACGAGATCGTCGAGGTCGGCTGCCGCGTCGACGGCGACCTGGTGATGGTCGCGACCGGCCGCACCGCCGCGCCGAAGACCGTCTACGCGTTCCCGGGCCAGGGCATCCAGCGTCCCGGCATGGGCCTCGACGCCCGCTCGCGAAGCAAGGCCGCCCGCGAGATCTGGGAGCGCGCCGACAAGCACACCCGCGAGGCGCTCGGCTTCTCGATCCTCGCCGTCGTCCGCGACAACCCGACGCTGGTCAAGGCGCGGGGCGTCGAGCACCGCCATCCCGACGGCGTGCTGCACCTGACCCAGTTCACCCAGGTCGCCATGGCGACGCTCGGTGTCGCGCAAGTCGCCGAACTCCGTGAGTCCGGCGCCTTCGTCGAGGGCTCCTACCTGGCCGGTCACTCGGTCGGCGAGTACAACGCCCTCACCGCGGTCGCCGGCGTGCTGCCGCTCGAGGCGCTGCTCGAGGTCGTCTTCCAGCGCGGTTCGGCGATGCACGAGCTGGTCCCGCGTGACGGTGCCGGCCGCAGCGACTACCGCATGGCCGCGATCCGTCCGTCGCAGATCGGTGTCGCCGACGACGAGCTGCAAGCCTTCGTGGGTGGCGTCGCCGACGCGACCGGAGAGTTCTTGCAGATCGTCAACCTGAACCTCAAGGGTTCGCAGTACGCGATCGCCGGCACGGTCAAGGGTCTCGCCGCCCTCGAGCGTGAGATCGACATCCGCCGTGAGGCTTTCGGCGGCAAGCGTGCGTTCATCGTGGTGCCCGGCATCGACGTGCCGTTCCACTCGACCGTCCTGCGTGGCGGTGTGGACGACTTCCGCGCCAAGCTCGACGAGCTGCTGCCGCAGGACATCGACCCGTCGCTGCTGATCGGCCGCTACATCCCGAACCTGGTGCCGAAGCTGTTCAACCTGGGGCGTGACTTCGTCCAGGAGATCGCCGACCTGGTGCCGTCGGAGCAGCTGCAGGCCGTGCTCGCGGACTTCGACAACTGGGCCGCGCGTCCGGTCGCGCTGACCCGCGTGATCCTCATCGAGCTGCTGGCCTGGCAGTTCGCCAGCCCGGTCCGCTGGATCGAGACGCAGGACCTGCTGTTCACGGACGAGATCGACGGTGGACTCGGTGTCGAGCGCTTCGTCGAGATCGGTCTGGGCGCCACCCCGACCGTCGCGAACCTCGCATCGCAGACGATGAAGCTGCCCGAGCACGCGAACACCAAGGTCGAGGTCCTCAACATCGAGCGTGAGGCGTCGGTCGTCTACAGCACCGACGTTGACCCGGCGCCGGTGGAGGACGACGAGCCCATCGAGAGTGCAGCTCCCGCGGCTGCCGCGGCACCGGCCGCTGCGCCCGCACCGGTCGCGGCCCCGGCTGCTCCGGCGGGTGGCCCGCGCCCGGACGACATCGCGTTCAAGGCTGCCGACGCCACCAAGGTGCTCATCGCGCTGTGGACGAAGCTGCGCCCGGACCAGATCGGCCCCGCCGACACCATCGAGGCGCTGTGCGACGGCGTGTCCTCGCGCCGCAACCAGCTGCTCGTCGACCTCGGCGCCGAGCTGTCCCTCGGTGCGATCGACGGTGCCGCCGACGCCGACATGGGCTCGCTGGCAGTCACGGTCGACCGTCTGGCCCGCACCTACAAGCCGTTCGGCCCGGTGCTGAGCGACTCGATCAACGACCACCTGCGCAAGGTGTTCGGCCCGTCGGGCCGCCGCCCCGCCGCGATCGCGGACCGTGTGAAGAAGGTCTGGGAGCTCGGCGACGGCTGGGCCCACCACGTGACGGCCGAGGTCGCGCTCGGCACCCGTGACGGTTCCAGCGTCCGCGGTGGTGCCATGGGCGGACTGCACGAGGGTGCGATCGCCGACGGTGCCGCCGTCGACGCCCTGGTCGACGCCGCGGTCCAGTCCGTCGCGTCGCGCCGCGGTGTCGCAGTGTCGATGCCGGCGGCCGGTGGCGGTGCCGGTGGCACCGTCGACGCCGCCGCGCTCGGCGAGTTCACCGAGCACATCACCGGACGCAACGGCGTGCTCGCCTCCGCCGCCCGCCTGGTGCTCGAGCAGCTCGGCTTCAGCGAATCCGCCGCCGCCGCAGTCGCATCCGAGGACACCGCGCTCGTCGACCTCGTGTCGGCCGAGCTGGGCTCCGACTGGCCGCGCCTGGTCGCCCCCGCGTTCGACGCCAAGAAGGCCGTCCTGATCGACGACCGCTGGGCCACCGCACGCGAGGACCTGGCCCGTGCCTGGACCGGCGAGACCGACCTGACCGTCGAGCGTTTCGACGGCGCCGGTGCCGCCGTGGCCGCCCACGCCCAGTGGTGGCAGCAGCGCGCGACCGAGGCCGGCCGCACCACGCTGGCCGAGCTCTACGGACGCATCGCGCAGGTCGCGGTCGCACCCATCGACGAGACCGGCCAGTACACCGGTGAGATCGCCGTCGTCACGGGCGCCAGCAAGGGCTCGATCGCCGCATCCGTGGCGGGCAAGCTGCTCGGCGGCGGCGCGACGGTCGTCGTGACCACGTCGCGTCTCGACAGCGAGCGACTCGGCTTCTACCGCAAGCTCTACAGCGCGAACGCGCGTGCCGGTGCGGCCCTGTGGGTCGTCCCCGCGAACATGGCGTCGTACGCCGACGTGGACGCGCTCATCGACTGGGTCGGCACGGTGCAGACCGAGACCGCCGGCGGTGCGAAGAAGCTGATCAAGGAGGCGATGACTCCGACGATGCTGTTCCCGTTCGCCGCACCGCGCGTGGCGGGCGAGCTCTCCGACGCCGGCGCCCGCGCCGAGATGGAGATGCGGGTGCTGCTGTGGTCGGTGGAGCGCCTGATCGGCGGCCTGTCGAAGATCGGCTACGACAGTGACGTCGACACCCACCTGCACGTCGTGCTGCCCGGTTCCCCGAACCGCGGCCTGTTCGGCGGCGACGGCGCCTACGGCGAGTCCAAGGCCGCACTCGACGCCATCGTCGGCCGCTGGTCGGCCGAGCGCACGTGGGCCGAGCGGGTCACCCTCGTCCACGCGCTGATCGGTTGGGTGCGCGGCACCGGCCTGATGGGCGGCAACGACCCGATGGTCGAGGCCGTCGAGGCCAAGGGCGTGCGCACGTGGTCCACCGACGAGATGGCCACCGAGCTGCTGGGCTCGTGCACCGCCGACGCCAAGCGCGCCGCCGCGGACGCACCGCGCGTGGTGGATCTCACCGGTGGACTCGCCGAGGTCGACCTCGACCTGCCGGCGCTGGCGAAGGAAGCCGCCGAGGCGGCCGAGGCTACGAAGGAATCGGCCAAGGCGTCCGAACTGGACGCGAACTCCATTGCCGCCCTTCCGGCCCCGCCGCGGATCGTTGACGCTCTGGACGCGCCGTCGTGGCCCGAGCTGGACGTCGACCCCGCCGACCTGGTCGTCATCGTCGGCGCCGGCGAGCTCGGCCCCTACGGCTCCTCGCGGACCCGCTTCGAGATGGAGGTCGACGAGCAGCTCTCGGCGGCCGGCGTGCTCGAGCTGGCGTGGAACACCGGACTGGTCGCCTGGGAGAACGATCCCAAGCCGGGCTGGTACGACGTCGAAAGCGGCGACCTGGTGCCCGAGGAGGAGATCGCCGACCGCTACCACGACACCGTCGTCGAGCGCTGCGGCATCCGCACCTACGGCGACGAGGGCGCGATGGTCGACAACACCGCCCCGCTGCTGACGTCGGTGTTCATCGACAAGGACCTGTCCTTCGTCGTCGGCTCCGAGGCCGAGGCCCGCGCGTTCGTCGACTCCGATCCGGAGAACACGACCGCCGCGGTCGACCCGGAGAGCGGCGACTGGACGGTCACCCGCAAGGCCGGCACCGAGATCCGCGTGCCGCGCAAGGTGAAGCTGACCCGCACGGTCGGCGGTCAGATCCCGACCGGATTCGACGTCACCAAGTGGGGCATCCCCGCCGACATGGCCGGATCCGTGGACCGCGTCGGCCTGTGGAACATCGTCACCACCGTGGACGCGTTCCTCACCGGCGGCTTCACCCCGTCCGAGCTGCTGCGCTGGGTGCACCCGGCGTTCGTCGCCAACACTCAGGGCACCGGCATGGGCGGTATGACGTCGATGCGCTCGCTGTACATCGACACGCTGCTCGGCGAGTCCCGCGCGAACGACATCCTGCAGGAGGCCCTGCCGAACGTCATCGCCGCGCACGTCGTCCAGTCGTACGTCGGCGGCTACGGTGCGATGGTGCACCCGGTCGCGGCGTGCGCCACGGCCGCGGTCTCCGTCGAGGAGGGCGTCGACAAGATCAAGCTCGGCAAGGCCAAGCTGGTCGTGGCCGGTGGCTTCGACGACCTGGGCATCGAGGGCATCGTCGGCTTCGGCGACATGTCGGCGACCGCGAAGTCGGACGAGATGTCGGCCAAGGGCATCGCCGACAACCGCTTCTCGCGGGCCAACGACCGTCGTCGCGGCGGCTTCGTCGAGTCGGCCGGTGGCGGCACGATCCTGCTGGCGCGCGGTGACCTCGCGCTGGAGATGGGCCTGCCGGTCCTCGGCGTGGTCGCGTGGGCGGGTTCGTTCGCCGACGGCGTGCACACCTCGATCCCGGCTCCCGGCATCGGTGCCCTCGGCGCCGGACGCGGGGGACAGGACTCGCAGCTCGCGCTGTCGCTCAACGCGCTCGGAATCACCGCCGACGACATCTCGGTGGTCTCCAAGCACGACACCTCGACCGCGGCGAACGACCCGAACGAGGCCGAGCTGCACGAGCGTCTGGCCGCGTCCCTGGGCCGCACCGACGGCGCCCCGCTGTTCGTGATCTCGCAGAAGACGCTCACCGGTCACGCCAAGGGTGGCGCGGCGGCGTTCCAGCTGATCGGCCTGTGCCAGGTCCTCAGCCAGGGCGTGATCCCGCCGAACCGCAGCCTCGACTGCGTCGACGACAAGATGGCCGAGTTCTCGCACCTCGTGTGGCCGCGGACGCCGCTGCGCTTCGGCGAGCAGCTCCCGCTCAAGGCCGGCCTGCTGACCAGCCTCGGCTTCGGTCACGTGTCGGGTCTGATCGCGATCGTGCACCCGCAGGCGTTCGTCGAGTCGATCCCGGCCGACCAGCGCGACGCCTACCTGGCGCAGGCGCAGCAGCGCACCATCGACGGTCAGCGTCGACTGGCGTCGGCGATGTGCGGTGGCGACAGCCTCTACGAGCGTCCGGCCGACCGTCGCTTCGGCGGTGACTCGGTCCCGGCCAAGGCTGCCCGTCAGCTCGAGGCGGACATGCTGCTCACCGAGGACGCACGCCTGGGCGACGACGACGTGTACCGCACCGGAAAGCCCGGGTGCCAGTGA
- the acpS gene encoding holo-ACP synthase AcpS, translated as MAVLGIGFDVVTISEFAEQMKRPGTAMLSSFRPAERRYCESRSTDPARHYAVRWAAKEAVIKAWAASRFARPPAVGDNAYVLVEVVNDAWGRPTIKLHGEAAEFLPSAKIHLSLTHDGDVAGAMVVIEEPDPIQPIG; from the coding sequence ATGGCAGTCCTCGGAATCGGCTTCGACGTCGTCACGATCTCGGAGTTCGCGGAGCAGATGAAGCGCCCGGGCACCGCGATGCTGTCGAGCTTCCGGCCCGCCGAGCGTCGGTACTGCGAGTCCCGCAGCACCGACCCGGCGCGGCACTACGCGGTCCGCTGGGCCGCGAAGGAAGCGGTGATCAAGGCGTGGGCGGCCTCGCGGTTCGCCCGGCCGCCGGCCGTCGGCGACAACGCCTACGTGCTGGTCGAGGTCGTCAACGACGCGTGGGGTCGACCCACCATCAAGCTGCACGGCGAGGCCGCCGAATTCCTGCCGAGCGCGAAGATCCACCTGTCGCTGACCCACGACGGGGACGTCGCGGGCGCGATGGTGGTGATCGAAGAACCTGACCCGATCCAGCCCATCGGCTGA